GAACTTGTCCCAGCGTTCCACGTACGCGATGCCCCGCTCGACCTTCAGGATCACGACTTCCGTCCCGTGCTCCAACGCCTCGCCAGTTACGCTGCGCGCGCCGTCAGCGTGCCTCGTCCCGCCGAGGGAGTACACGATCTCGCCGGTGCCCCCGGCGGCGATGCTGCTGGTGACGCGGGCGACCGTGCCCTGCACCTCGTAGTCCTCGGGACGCATCTCGGTGAGGTGCGGGAAGATGAACTTGGCGAGCGTGACGAAGATGATCCCGCCGCCCACGACGCCCGCGGCGCCCGCCACCGCGAGGATGGCCGCGGTGGTGAAGTTCGAGTAGCGGGTGAGCAAGTACCCGGCGCCGCCGAACCACGCCAGGAAGGCGCTGATCGTGCTGAGATTGAACGGCGACATGTGGGCGCCGTGATGCCCGGCGCCAGGTCCGTGCGCCTCGCCGCCGCTATCACCGCCGGCGTCGAAACCGGGCAGGTGAAGGTCGTGCCCGCTCCCGAACGCGCCGAGCAGAAAGCTGGCCACGGTGAAGATGAGGCCGAAGGCGAAGCAGCCGAGGAAGAAGGAGGCCATTGCAGGGCCGAACGTACACCGGCCTTGGCGCCCCCGCAAACGGCGTGGCGGAACGGCGGGGCGGCGGGACGGCGGAACGGCCGAACGAGGGAACGGCGGAGAACCGCTAGCGGCCGAGCCCGACCGAGAGACGCCCGCCGACCAGCGCCACCCAGCCCGGCGCCCGGAAGTAGAGCACTTCCTCGTAACGGGCGTCCAACAGGTTCTCGACTCGGAACGTGAGCGCCAACCCGGGCCGCGCGCCACGCGCGGGCACTGCGTCGAACTCCCCTCCGGCGTCCACCCGGACGTGGGCCGGAAGCTCGACGCGCCGCGGCACGAAGGTAACCGGATCGGCGTTGCGAAAGTCCAGGTCGTCCCGGGTTCCTACGAAGAGGAGCGTGGCGCCTCCGCGCAGGCGCGCCCCGAAGCGACCGTCGAGCGTCACGCTGCCGGCATGGGTCGGCCTCCGGAGGAGTCGCGGTCGCTGTCCGAGTCCGACGGCGAGCGTGCTGCCGTCCACGCCGGAGTCGGTGTGGAGGTAGGTGTAGCGGGCCGTAAGGGTGGCGGCCCGGAATGGATGCAGGCGCGCTTCGAGCTCGACCCCGCGCGCGTTCGCACCGGCGATGTTGCGGTAGTTGGGCGCGCCCGGCGATGCGGCGAAGGTGTACTGGATCACGTCGCGAAAGTGTTGGTCGAAGTACGCGGCGCCCACCGTGGCGAGCTCGCCGGCAAACGATTGCTCTACGCCCAGCTCGAAGCTGCGCGCCTGCTCCGGAACGAGGTTCGGGTTACCGGTCGAGAAGCCTCCGCCGTAGCTCTGGAAGAAGGTCGGTTCCTTGAACGCCGTCCCCGCGCTCCCTCGCAGGCGCGTCGTGGGCGTCGCACGCACGGTGAGCCCCGCGCGGGCCGTGCCGAACGAGCCGAACTTCTGGTTGTCATCGAATCGCACGCCGCCCGTGAGGCTGACGCCGTCGCCGAGGCCGGCGAGGAGTTGAGCGTAGGCCGCACGGTTGGTGCGCGAGACGTCCACCGTGTCCCCCGACGCGAACGAACCCGTGAAGCCGATCGCGTTGTGGAAAAACTGCTCCTCCAGCACCGCTCCCGCGGTGACCACGAACGCGGGTCCCAGTCGGACGTTGGCGCGCAGGTCCGCACTGCGGCGGCGGAACGAGGTGAGGTTGCCGTACCCGTCGGTTTCCGCGGGGCTGTCGGGCGAGTTCTGCGCCGTGTCGCGCTGATCCTGCCAACCGAGCAGCAGCCGCGCTTCGAGTCGGGTGGTCAGGGATCTGCCCACCTCCGCACTCACCGTAGTGGCCCGGCTTCCGGTGAACTGGTTGCTGTCGGAGGGGAATCCCGCGAAATCGGTCGGGAAGTGGTACACGCCGTCGTGGTGGCGGATGGTGATCTGGGCGTCGGTGCGCGAGTCGGGGGTGAGCCTGAGCAGAGCGCTCGCCGCCCGGTTGCGGTACGCGTTGTTGGTGGTGTCCACGCCGCTGCTCGCGAACTGTGAGGCGCCGAGCGACCAGGCAACGCGACCGCTTCCGGCACTCAACGAAGCCTCGATGGCGCGCGTCCCGTATGAGCCGGCCCGCGTGCCCGTGGAGAGCACCGCGCCCCCGGCGCCGCGCCGCGTGAAGATCTGGATCACCCCGGTCATGGCGTCGGAGCCATACAGCACGCTGGCCGGGCCCCGCACGATCTCGATCCGCTCGACGTTCTCGGCAGACAGGCCGGCGAGGTCGATGCGACCGCCCGGTTCGTTGATCGGAACGCCGTCCACCAGCACCCGCACGTAGTTGCTCTCACCGCCGCGCAGGAACAGCGACGTCTGGCCCCCGAATGAGCCGCTCTGCACGACCGCCGCACCCGGCGTCTCGCGCAACGCGTCGAGGACGAGGGAGACTCCCCGGGCGCGCAGCTCCTCGCCGCGCAGCACCGTCACGCCGTTTGGGACCTGCTCGGTGGGCGTGGGGAGACGGGTGGCGGTGACCACGATCTCGCGCAGCCGGATCGTGTCTTTAGGTTGCTGGGCCCGCAGCGGGCTCGCGACGAGGATGGCGCAGCCGAACGTGAGAGGGAGGACACGGGGCAGGCAGAACGCGTTCATGGATCGAGGTCCCTGTCTATGCGAAGTAGTGGTTGACGTTCGGGAACGAGTTGGGGGACGCCATCGGCGAGGAGCTGGACCGTCACGGGCCAGCCGAACACCTCGCTCAGGCGGTCGGCCACGAGCACCTGCTCGGGCGGCGCGTCCGCCACGACCCGGCCGCCGGCGACCAGCACCAGGCGGTCGGCGAACCGCGCCGCGACGTTGAGGTGGTGTGATACGAAGAGCGCGGCGAGCCCGTCATGCCGCACCAGGTCTATGACCAG
This genomic window from Gemmatimonadales bacterium contains:
- a CDS encoding TonB-dependent receptor yields the protein MNAFCLPRVLPLTFGCAILVASPLRAQQPKDTIRLREIVVTATRLPTPTEQVPNGVTVLRGEELRARGVSLVLDALRETPGAAVVQSGSFGGQTSLFLRGGESNYVRVLVDGVPINEPGGRIDLAGLSAENVERIEIVRGPASVLYGSDAMTGVIQIFTRRGAGGAVLSTGTRAGSYGTRAIEASLSAGSGRVAWSLGASQFASSGVDTTNNAYRNRAASALLRLTPDSRTDAQITIRHHDGVYHFPTDFAGFPSDSNQFTGSRATTVSAEVGRSLTTRLEARLLLGWQDQRDTAQNSPDSPAETDGYGNLTSFRRRSADLRANVRLGPAFVVTAGAVLEEQFFHNAIGFTGSFASGDTVDVSRTNRAAYAQLLAGLGDGVSLTGGVRFDDNQKFGSFGTARAGLTVRATPTTRLRGSAGTAFKEPTFFQSYGGGFSTGNPNLVPEQARSFELGVEQSFAGELATVGAAYFDQHFRDVIQYTFAASPGAPNYRNIAGANARGVELEARLHPFRAATLTARYTYLHTDSGVDGSTLAVGLGQRPRLLRRPTHAGSVTLDGRFGARLRGGATLLFVGTRDDLDFRNADPVTFVPRRVELPAHVRVDAGGEFDAVPARGARPGLALTFRVENLLDARYEEVLYFRAPGWVALVGGRLSVGLGR